Part of the Maridesulfovibrio sp. genome, CCACATCCGGATTCGCCGACCACGCTTAAAGTTTCACCTTTTTTAATCTCAAAGCTGACGTTGTTGACCGCTTTGACGATGGTGCGGTTGCGTGTGATGCGTCCGTTTTCCATTTGCAGCTGGTCGAGCAGTCCGCCGGAAATGTCGAAGTGCTTGACCAGATTTTTGATTTTTACGAGGGAATCGGTTGGCATGACGAATCTCTATACTTTGTCGGCATGATGGCAAGCCACCAGAATACCGGATTTATTTTCTTTAAGTTCGGGCCGTTCCTGCTTGCAGATGTCAGTACAGTGCTGGCATCTGGGGTTGAAGGGACAGCCTGCAGGCATATTCATGAGTGAAGGCATGGCACCGGGAATCTGGGTCAAGCGGTCTCCTGCTGCACCGGACTGGGGCAGGGCGGCGATCAGTCCCTGAGTGTAAGGATGTCCCGGGGTTTCGGTTACCTGACGGGTTGAACCTGTCTCCACAATTCCGCCCGCATACATGACCGCAATGCGCTGGGTAACTTCCGATACAACAGCGAGGTCATGGGTGATCAGGATCAGGCCCATATTGTCGGTCTCACAGAGTTCCAGCAGCAGATCCATTATCTCTGCCTGAATGGTTACATCCAGTGCTGTTGTCGGTTCATCGGCGATGATCAGTGACGGATCAGTCAAAAGTGAAATTGCGATGACGATGCGCTGGCGCATGCCGCCTGAGAATTCATGCGGGTACTGGGCCAGACGTTTGCGCGGGGAAGGGATGTAGACCTTGCGCAGTTTTTCCAGCGCAATTTCTTCTGCTTCCTTGCGGGTTACATCCATGTGGGCCATGACGGTTTCGGTCATCTGGGTGCCGATGGTCAGGACCGGGTTCAGGGTCATCATGGGGTCCTGAAAGATCATGGAGATGCGGTTGCCGCGAACGCCGCGCATTTTGTCAAAAGGCATTTTCGCAAGATCCTGCCCTTCAAACATGATTGATCCGTTGGAGATATATCCGGGCTTGGAGATAAGGTTGATGATGGAGAAACCGGTAACAGATTTACCGGCCCCGGATTCACCAACCAGACCGAGCCTTTCACCTTTATTCAGGGTGAAGCTAACATTGCGTACTGCCTCAAGGGAACCTTGGCGCAATGCGAACTCGACACTTAAGTTCTTAACATCAAGAAGCGGTTGCATTGGTTACCCCTTGTACAGTTTCGGGTTGAGGAAGTCGCGCAGCCAGTCACCAAGCAGGTTGATGACCAGAATGAGCACAACGAGTACAATGCCGGGGAACATGGTAATCCACCATGATCCGCTGAAGATGTACTCAAAGCCAACATTGATGAGTGAGCCCAGCGAAGGCTGGGTTACAGGCATGCCCAAGCCGACAAAGGAAAGGGCGGCCTCACTCATGATGGCGTTTGCAACCTGAATGGTGGAGATAACGAATACCGGAGAAAGGGTATTGGGCAGCACGTGGCGCCACATAATCCTTTTCTGGGAAAGTCCGATGACCTTGGCCGCTTCCACGTATTCCTTTTTCTTTTCTGCCAGTACGGAGGCACGCACAGTACGTGCATACTGCGGCCATTCAGCAAAGCCTATGACCAGAATCAGCAAGGGAATAGCTATTTCTTCATATTTGGCAACGCCGAACATGGCCTGAAAGATGGCCGAGATAAAAATCGCAACCATGTAGGTGGAAAAGGAAAGCTGCACGTCGGCAACGCGCATGAGGATGGATTCCACCCTTTTACCCATGAAGCCTGCTACCAGCCCGACCATGATGCCGAGGAACGCCTGCAGGGCAACAGCGCCGATACCGATGATCAGTGATACTCGCATGCCGTAAAGCATGGTGGAGTAAAGGTCGCGTCCCTGTGCATCGGTTCCGAGCAGGAAGCTGCTGTTTCCGCCGGGAAGCCATGAAGGCGGAATCTCCGCGTTCATGATGTCGATGTTGTGTGCATCGTAGGGATTAAAAGGTGCGACAAGTGGAGCCGCAAAGCCCATGAACAGCAACACGACCAGAATACCGAAACTTGTGAGGGCAACTTTGTCGTGCAGAAAGTCGTGCAGAAAGTATGATTCTTTGAATCTCTGCCAGCGTGATCTGGTTTTCATTTATTTTTGCCCCGCGATTCTTACCTGCGGGTTGACCAGTCCGTAAATGACGTCAACCACGGTGTTAACAACTACAAATATCAGCCCGACCACCATGAGATAGGCTACCATCAGCGGAGCATCGCCGCGTTCCACAGCCTCGATGAACATGAAGCCCATGCCC contains:
- a CDS encoding ABC transporter ATP-binding protein, with translation MQPLLDVKNLSVEFALRQGSLEAVRNVSFTLNKGERLGLVGESGAGKSVTGFSIINLISKPGYISNGSIMFEGQDLAKMPFDKMRGVRGNRISMIFQDPMMTLNPVLTIGTQMTETVMAHMDVTRKEAEEIALEKLRKVYIPSPRKRLAQYPHEFSGGMRQRIVIAISLLTDPSLIIADEPTTALDVTIQAEIMDLLLELCETDNMGLILITHDLAVVSEVTQRIAVMYAGGIVETGSTRQVTETPGHPYTQGLIAALPQSGAAGDRLTQIPGAMPSLMNMPAGCPFNPRCQHCTDICKQERPELKENKSGILVACHHADKV
- a CDS encoding ABC transporter permease, which codes for MKTRSRWQRFKESYFLHDFLHDKVALTSFGILVVLLFMGFAAPLVAPFNPYDAHNIDIMNAEIPPSWLPGGNSSFLLGTDAQGRDLYSTMLYGMRVSLIIGIGAVALQAFLGIMVGLVAGFMGKRVESILMRVADVQLSFSTYMVAIFISAIFQAMFGVAKYEEIAIPLLILVIGFAEWPQYARTVRASVLAEKKKEYVEAAKVIGLSQKRIMWRHVLPNTLSPVFVISTIQVANAIMSEAALSFVGLGMPVTQPSLGSLINVGFEYIFSGSWWITMFPGIVLVVLILVINLLGDWLRDFLNPKLYKG